GAAGAGCCGGCCGCATCTCGCCCATGACCTTGGGCGGCGCCACCAGGATCAGCTTCGTCTCGGGATGATTGTGAACCATCTTCTGGAGCCTCTCGGCCAGATGATGGGCGAACCGCTCCTTCTCCAGCTCGTGCCAGTCGGTATCGGCCACCGCACTGCGACCGGGGCCGGCGTCGTTGAATCGGCCCGGCTTGTCGGTTCCCTGCTCCCGGGTGGGCGGATTGTCGTGCTCCTCGTTTTCGAGGACCGCCAGATCGATCATGGCGTCATCGCCCGCATTGCGCAGAAAGAGGGCG
The DNA window shown above is from Amorphus orientalis and carries:
- a CDS encoding host attachment family protein; its protein translation is MKVPHDTRIVVADGSRALFLRNAGDDAMIDLAVLENEEHDNPPTREQGTDKPGRFNDAGPGRSAVADTDWHELEKERFAHHLAERLQKMVHNHPETKLILVAPPKVMGEMRPALHKEVTQCVIGEVTKDLTNHPVAEMEKILKAD